The DNA segment TCGGAGACCGGAGAGCTTttctcgttctctctctctctctctctctctctctctctctctctttctctctttctctctcggtCGAACGATCGATCGTGTCCGTGCGAGAGACTCTGTCTCGGTCGGACGcttcccttctttctttctctctcatctCACTCTTAGCGCGACGTAGTCGCCGTCCACCCCGGCGCCACGTAGGCAGGGGAGACGGGCCACGTGGCAAAGCGGAAATCCAGTTCCACAACATTCTCTACGAAACGAGTTGCGAAGTACGGGGCGCTCGGTGCCGTGGCGATCGAAACCTAAGTCGTGGCGAAGGCGGTGCCCCGGTTTCCCTCACTCCCGCTCGAGATCTTGCGATCCCCTCGGTCGTAGCCCACGTCCGACCTCACGATTCGTGCGGGCTGCGACGGACAGGGCGAGGATGAAGCGGATCCGAGGGGGTGGTCGTGGTCGTTCCTGGGGATGGGTGCGGTTACCCGCGGTGAGGATTATTCCTTCGGATGTCCCATCCGCACCTGATTCGGGCCGGTCAAACCGACGCATCAGATTAAAATCTGAGGAAACGAGAAATAGATGGATATGGGTTTGCGAGTGGGTCATGTCATGCTTACGGTTTAACGGAAACGGGAAGCAACGCAGCTTGTGTGGAGTCGTACCTGATCCACTTTGACTCGCTCCTATCCCTCGTGCCGAAGACCGGGTCGATGTCAGCGCCAAATCCTCGTGCTAAGCAAAGCCAAATTGGGAACATGAGTGGTTTGACTTTTGCTTTGATTAAGACTTGGATTGCGATGATAAATTTGATGGATACAACGTTTTGCCAAGGTATTTAATTGTTAAGAGACATCCCTCTTTCACCTCATTATTTTCTCTTGTGAGCCACTCCGAGCACTTTATGTTATTGTTAAAGATATTAATAATACACAAAATTCCATAGGTATTAATTGTTATGCATAATTTATAGCATCATTTTTAAAGTTATAAAATTAAATCATATATGTCCAATAACACATCATACCTTAATAAGCAATTgactatgaatatatatataattaaattaaatatatagctTACATAATTGACTCAGTTCTGATACGTATGCATTGAGCACTCCTATAAGATGTCATGAATGGTAATGACGaagacctcctttcttttctaatAGTGGATTAGATTGATGATGATGAAATGATGACGGCCAAGATTAGCATAAGggtgtttcataaaaaaatattactcgACAAAGCCCCAAGAACGAGTCTACAATAAAAAGTCAAAAAGTCATGAGTTGGACTTCCGAATGAGCAGATTGCTTTTGGGCTTTGCTGAATGAAATATGAAGacactaaaagaaaataaaatttatatggtTCTCATTGGCCAAATAAATGTGAGgtcacatataaaaaaaatactatgagACCCAAAGAAATGGTAAGCATGAGATGGTGGACGGAATGattgaaaagaacaaaaagaaaaatatcaccacattactgaagaagaagaagaggcaagAAAACAAGAAGCCACCAGCAAACACTTTTAAATACGAAGGAAAAGCCAAAAGCACTTACGAACGGATAAAGAATCTAAAATGAGTAATGCAGAAAACACGAGTGCGTTTGGTCCTCGAGGCAATACTTCCACCAGTAACGTAAACCAATAGATTCAACATGCATCGATAAACTTAAATATAAGAATCAACAACAAGAAAACTATctcataaaagagaaaaaaaaaatggcatGTCAAACTTTCGGGATACGGTACTCACCCCAAATAAATCCACGAGCAGCTGCAATATTCATAGAACACCTTACAGCAAGCAAGGTGGTAAATGGTAAGAAAATGATAGCAGTTGGAAACACAGAACTGCGATCCTTCCATAGGCTGCACTGGCACCATAAACTGGCAGAATTGTTTTCACAGGTGAAGAAATCTGTTAAATCTTGGCAGATTTATATGCTGGATGGAGACTATGACTCAATCTCATCTTCCATCCTGTCTTCCACTATTTGTCAAAGTCATGCTTGTCATTGCTTGGAATCACAAACCCAAACTTCTTGAATATGTTCAAACCCAAAGCAGAAAGATGAGGAATTAGGATCTCTGATGGCTTTGGCCATGTTGATGGAGCAGCATTAGCACATTTCTGTTCGTCAAACAAGTGAAGTTAGGCAGTTCACTAATCCCCACCACCTGTAATTACGATTGAGATGCAAACAGATATCAGATTGTCACCAGCAGTAGTGCTAAACCAAACGAAGTAAACACCAACCAGATGTAATCAATAGAATTAATTAATGGATGGTGGAGTATGTGCATACATCATCGATTTATATCACATCGAACTAAGATGTAATCCTactgaaatttattataataataatttgaaattgtgattgttattattattatttttatctcatGAGAAGTCTGAGAAACTGCAACTCATTTGTTCAGCTCATGTCAATCAACAAAGTAATTGAGAGACATGTATCTGACACCAAATCTTACTTTTAactctctttattttttttttgataaaaaagctCTAACTTCCAACATAAGTTTAGTTTCTGATCTTATCAGGTTATCCAAATTCCAAGAATAGGGTGATGATGGTTTGAGGAACTGCAACTAATTTGTTCGCAGGTTTTATTTTCCTAATCTAAACTATCACAGATccaagaagaaaagagaatagTGGTGATGATGGACAAGAGCATATGAATAGCAGAACAAGCCCAGTGAATCGGACACTGTTGAAACATATATTGGGTCATTTTCTAATAGCTTAAACCATTAGAATTTATAACTACTAAATTAAATCTTTAAAATGATATCAGAATATGCCATGAATTGAAGATTGTATTTTCCATTTTTTctcaatatttaattaaaattatttgtgcATTACTGGTTCTTCATTTGGCCATACACCTAAACTAGCACCATATATTCTCGGAGTAGGTGGTGGTGAAAGGCAGAGAGACTACCTCAGAAGAGGAGAGATCACCAATGGTAAGATGAAAAAAAACATTGAAAGTCGAATAcaagaaaatatataaacaagCCTTGATATTTTCAACATCAAAAGCGAATCAGACAAAGAAAACAATTACTATATCATATGATATTTCTGTATGTTGAAACAGAACTCAAAAGAAAACATCTCATGTGcaaaaatttcataaatttttgCATGAGTAGCATCCTCATCGAGATGCTAGCTTAATCAACCAGTAGTGATTTTACATGCAAAGGAAAAGTACAGTGCATATATCATCTAACACAAAATTTAACTCACCATCACCATTGAGATCGATGAAGAATTTCTCCCTTTGAACTTGGTTTTCTCCAGAGCTGCACCTACCTGGGGATTGAGGTTGTTGAAATAGGGCAGAGAAGCTTGTGTCATCGAGCGTGGTAAGCTCATTTAGGTTCGGGAATTTCAACTTTTGGCTAAAGTACATCATTTCCATATTTGAAGAAGTTGAACCTTTAAGGAGTTTCTTTGCCTTGAATCttcatcaaagaaaaaaaaattaatggaaTTTCTTTAACAACAAGGCCTCTCTGGTACAAAAAAGCAATACCTGTCTTTTCTTTTCACCAAATACCTCTGCAATGATGCTTTTCTGCTTGTTGCAGAATCTGTGGTAGTTCAAGCAGCATTAGTACAAGTATGGCATCATTTGATTGATTATTAGGTCGCTAATATGATGCTAGTCATATGGATTAATTATAAACTCCCTCCACATCCATATCTCTCTTATCAGTGTCAATTTCATAGGATTTCTGAGGGCAACTGTATGGACACGACACACTAGCACAATATTCAGCAAATAAAAATGAGGCTTAGCAGTATTACATACAAACAGTCAACATAAGCCTGGTTTCATGCATGAAGTAGTGAAAGCCAATCTCAACATACAGGTTTCAGTTAATAGGACAAGTGCAGCAAACACAAATTTGTTCTGAAAACTAGATATCTACAAATTCTCATAGCATACTCCTATAGTTTTATGCAAATCTTTTTAAGGATCTACTTTTACAAATATGATTTTTGAACAACATCATATATTTAGATTATTCATGACAACTTAATTCCCATTAAAAATTGAACACAGAACTTTGTGCTGCAGGATTGAAAACTTTCTTCAACAAACATTTAAACAGATAGGTCCAGACAACTAGATACTAAAAATAGATGCAACTATCAAGCCGGCAACTATGGTTATTGGGAAGTTGGAACAGGGGCAGAAATGAAGAACAATAACAAATTAGTGGTTATTGCAATGAAGAACAATAACAAATTAATGGTCGGCCCGATCATAATGGGCAAATCGCAATCAGTCCATAGGCCACCCAATCTGCAAACAGGCTTCCAGTCCGTTATTACACTTACAACTATCGCGAATAATAATAAAAACTGGGTTCCTCCCCTAACAACCACAGCCACCCATCTAACCCAACAACCACCAGAACTCAAATATCTCGCTGGTTGCGTGAAGTACACTTAGATGACATTTGCTCTATACTCACGAACCAGAAGTATAGGAAATGGATTCAGCTAAGATCAGAATCCTTTAACATGTTTCGTCCACGAACAAAAGAATTGAAAATGGAATTTAAAATCCTATGTTGCTTCTTGTTTCATCTTGTCATATTTCTTTATGTTTTAATTATCTTATTTTGATAGAttttatatatattcatatttactatactatttattataatttaatgcTACTACATATTTTGATTGTCTGATTGGGATGCCAATTTAGAGTCAATGGAGGTCTTGTTCTATGATTATCTCTGACTAGTGTTGGAAAAGTGTCAAATCCCCTTCATTGTTCAAAGTGTCAAACACTGTAAAACTATGTCAGAAGTATGTCCGATAAAATCcctctgatgcttaagttagttttGGATATAAAGTATCAATCAAGCGTTGAATACTTCAGAATTAGAATGTACTAGAGCTTTAAAATCTTAGAAAGAAAGGAAATGCACATGATGAGCTTTTCATAGTGTGGTTTTAGAGAGGGAGGAAATGCCCCCTTCGATGTGTGTTAATGTCGGGACGATTACATGCCTCTCCCGTTAATCAAAGTCATGTCGAATCCAATGAATGACAACATGTCAATCAAATGACATCGAGATGTTAATCAATGTGGCATCTAATTATCAAAACCATGACATTAGAATATCGATCATATGGCGTTAGGATGTCGACTACATAACAAGTAAGTATCGATTGTCAGTCACATCATCATTCTTCTCACCTATATATTGTTTTATGGtactttatattattttatcttttttctacTTTAAGCTAATATTTAGTTAATAGTTTTATGaacgatattttattttttaaaattttaaaatattattatttggtatatcattttcatatgTCATATTAAAGGCTATTTTTATATCCTTTGGGATTGTGAATGCGAATCACACGCACCAGGTCGGATTTCATATCCCTTAATAAGCAAAACACAAGTCCTCTCTAAAGGACGCCTCTGTCCGTCCCGACCGAACACGAGTGAAAAAATCACCCGCTCCCATTTCCATCCCGGTCTCAGTCCTCTCCTTGGTAAGGGAACCAAGTGTCGCCCTAAATCTTTAAATGCACGACCCATCACACAGTGGGGGGCCTGACGTTGAGACAGCCTCTCACAGGATGATACTGTTCGAGGATCCCACTAGGGTGTCAAAATGTGTGTCGCAATCAGTAATGATCGAATCAGAAAACAAACTTTACCCGCCACAAATTCCCCGCTCTCTTACCAGGCTCCGCTGGCCGCGTGCCTCTCGGTTCCTCCAAGCCGCCCGCCGCGTGGTGGGCCACCCTGCCTGCATCACAATCAGTCCGGTCAGATATTATCACAAGGCCAGGATTTATCTGCACAATACGGCAGTCGATGGCTACCCGACGCTGCTACTGGGAAAGTTTTGGCCAACGAGGGCGCTGTGGGGACCGATACCGGGCCCTGCTCGGGGACAACTGAGGTGGGGCGGAAGGCCGGAGAAACCGGACGGGTTAGGTCGTCGAAGCAGACCGCGCTGGCCGCGAGCTCCAGGACCGCCCTCGCCTGCGAGGCAAAGCGGCGCCGTGTCAGCGTGTAACGCGTCGTGAGTGACGGGCGAACACGAGATTCTTGAACTTACCTGATCCATCGGCAAGCCGTCGTAGACGTTGACCACGCCGTCGTAGACGATCGTCATCTGCCCGGCCGGGAGTTCGGCCGTCGCCCTGAAAACAGAGACGCATAAACCGTCATCAATGTTCACGACACGCCCATAGTGACCTGCACCATCCCTATGCGGAGAGGAGCGCTGGCCCACCCATGGGACATAACGCctaccgatgagctcctttgctcGATTAAGTAATCACGTACTGGGGCGGACGATCTGGGTCGTCGGATCGACGATGAAGGGTCTCAAGGAACGGAGGGGTGACCCGGTGAAAGAGAGGGGACCGCGAACCGGCGCACCTTAGCGGCGCGAGGAGGGGATGGGTTTTGGGGGGTCCAGTTGGGGATGCTTAAGGAGACAAACCTGGGGAAGAGGCAGCGGATCTCCGGCAGGGGATGGGGGTCCGCTCCGGCGGAGTAGGACGGAGGGATCGGATCCCTCCTCCGGTACGGTGACGACTCCTTTGCCGGCAGCTGCGATCCGCCGCCGTCCTTCGGTGAGGGCGGAGAAGAGTCCTGCTGAAAAGAAGCAAGAAATGGGGTGAGAATAAGGGCGTTACTTCGGTACTTTGTGGGGAAAGGAAAAACCAGAGGATGACGACCTGCAAGGGGAACACCGGCGCCGGAGGAGGGGAAGACTTCTGAAAGATTCCGACGCCAGCGGGGCAGTCGTCGCATCCCGGCGTCCCCTCGAGGAGGGCCTTAAGGGAGATGACCTGCTGGATCGCCTGCGACTTGTTCCATGACGGCCGCCGCATCCCTACACGCGCCCATCGATTCCCCCATCACCGCCCCCCCCCGGCAAAGCaggaacacagagagagagagagacagagagagagagagagacctttgGATTTGAGGAAGCGGCGGGCGTCCTCGCGGGTGAGCTGCGCGATGTCCCTCTCGGTGAGTTCGGCGAGGGGCTTCTCGAGCGGCGACCGAGGCACAATCTCCCCGGCGCTCGTAGGAGGCAAGCCGCCGTGATCGGCCGGGGTTCCGACCACCACGGATGCAGGAGTAGACATCAAAGGAATAGCAGCGGGAGAAGAGTCGATcatatctctttctctctcgcgCGCGTAGTGCGATCGCAGGAGCTACCTCAAAGAGGGAAAAATAGCTCGAGAGAGGCAATGTACTCGGAAACAAACTCAAACGGGATGGGGTTAGGCCGCGGCGTCTCCCGTTCGTTGGGGACCGGTTTATTTTATCCGGTGGACGACGCAACCCCATGCCGCCACGTCTGTCCGCCGCTCCCACCAGTGACTGCCTGGCCCCGCCCGTCGCCCCGATCACCCAAAAGCCTACGCATGCAACAAGCTTTGCCGCGTAGACCGTGACATGTTGCCAGCGAGGTAGATTAATCGTACGGCTGGTTGGACGAAGCAGCACGTACTGAGCCAATCGCGGCGCTCGGATATGATCAATCCAGCGTTACAACGCACATGATGGTACTTTACATGCGATTTATGCGTAAGGTAAATTGGAGACATTATTGGTATGCAGGTGACGTCAGCGGCATGGGACGAAATCCGGGTCACGTGCAGACCGCTCAGGGCCCGTTGTTACACCCCCATCCTAACGCGTGTCTTGACACCCGTAGGCCTCCGACACCGACGTCTCGGGGCCCACCCTCACGTGGGTGCGCCCACGTCGGACGTGGGGTTCCAGCGAGCGGTCACGATAAGTGGGTTCGCGTCGGGTGGGTGACGCGCGCTCGCCCACGGCGGTGTGGGGTCGCATGGCCACGGACGTGCGGGGGCCACGGTGGGTATTTCCCAGCTTAAGGTAAGCAAGTAGAGTAGAATTATAGGATGAGAGTTTCAAGTTGGCATGCGATACAGTATAAGCTATAATTTTGCAGAAGGAATCAAGTCAAGCAATTATAATGTTTGATAGAAAAATAAGTCACAAGCATATTGAAGCATCTGTttccctactttttttttttccttctcatcTGCTCCCCACGCCGTAGACCGACGCGACACCGTACGTCTCTAGAACCGTGAGGTGCATGCCACGTCAAGCTCCAATTGGGAGCTGGGGGCGATGTCGTCTGACGCCGCTCGAAAACCCCTGAAGACACCATCTCGTTA comes from the Musa acuminata AAA Group cultivar baxijiao chromosome BXJ2-8, Cavendish_Baxijiao_AAA, whole genome shotgun sequence genome and includes:
- the LOC103993861 gene encoding protein TIFY 4B-like isoform X2; this translates as MIDSSPAAIPLMSTPASVVVGTPADHGGLPPTSAGEIVPRSPLEKPLAELTERDIAQLTREDARRFLKSKGMRRPSWNKSQAIQQVISLKALLEGTPGCDDCPAGVGIFQKSSPPPAPVFPLQDSSPPSPKDGGGSQLPAKESSPYRRRDPIPPSYSAGADPHPLPEIRCLFPRATAELPAGQMTIVYDGVVNVYDGLPMDQARAVLELAASAVCFDDLTRPVSPAFRPTSVVPEQGPVSVPTAPSLAKTFPVAASGRVAHHAAGGLEEPRGTRPAEPDSATSRKASLQRYLVKRKDRFKAKKLLKGSTSSNMEMMYFSQKLKFPNLNELTTLDDTSFSALFQQPQSPGRCSSGENQVQREKFFIDLNGDGGGD
- the LOC103993861 gene encoding protein TIFY 4B-like isoform X1, with the protein product MIDSSPAAIPLMSTPASVVVGTPADHGGLPPTSAGEIVPRSPLEKPLAELTERDIAQLTREDARRFLKSKGMRRPSWNKSQAIQQVISLKALLEGTPGCDDCPAGVGIFQKSSPPPAPVFPLQQDSSPPSPKDGGGSQLPAKESSPYRRRDPIPPSYSAGADPHPLPEIRCLFPRATAELPAGQMTIVYDGVVNVYDGLPMDQARAVLELAASAVCFDDLTRPVSPAFRPTSVVPEQGPVSVPTAPSLAKTFPVAASGRVAHHAAGGLEEPRGTRPAEPDSATSRKASLQRYLVKRKDRFKAKKLLKGSTSSNMEMMYFSQKLKFPNLNELTTLDDTSFSALFQQPQSPGRCSSGENQVQREKFFIDLNGDGGGD
- the LOC103993861 gene encoding protein TIFY 4B-like isoform X3 translates to MIDSSPAAIPLMSTPASVVVGTPADHGGLPPTSAGEIVPRSPLEKPLAELTERDIAQLTREDARRFLKSKGMRRPSWNKSQAIQQVISLKALLEGTPGCDDCPAGVGIFQKSSPPPAPVFPLQQDSSPPSPKDGGGSQLPAKESSPYRRRDPIPPSYSAGADPHPLPEIRCLFPRATAELPAGQMTIVYDGVVNVYDGLPMDQARAVLELAASAVCFDDLTRPVSPAFRPTSVVPEQGPVSVPTAPSLAKTFPVAASGRVAHHAAGGLEEPRGTRPAEPGKRAGNLWRILQQAEKHHCRGIW